In bacterium, one genomic interval encodes:
- a CDS encoding DUF2975 domain-containing protein — translation MKQASTLFLKIILIVAGCSVLAFCIFAIPAISKGVGAEWPELSYLKYPILILGYMTAIPFFIALYQAFKLLTYIDKNTAFSAVSVKALRYIKYCGVTMSILYLASMPILFQIADADDAPGVVGFGMLFAVAPLVVSVFAAVLQKLLQNAIDIKLENDLVV, via the coding sequence ATGAAACAAGCATCAACATTATTTTTGAAGATAATCCTGATCGTAGCGGGTTGTAGCGTACTGGCTTTTTGCATTTTTGCGATACCTGCAATAAGTAAGGGGGTGGGAGCAGAATGGCCGGAGCTATCTTATTTGAAATATCCTATCTTAATCCTCGGGTATATGACGGCGATTCCGTTTTTCATTGCGCTTTATCAGGCTTTTAAGCTTTTAACCTATATCGATAAAAATACAGCTTTCTCGGCAGTTTCGGTAAAAGCTCTTAGGTACATAAAATATTGCGGAGTTACAATGAGTATTTTGTATCTGGCCAGTATGCCGATCTTATTTCAAATCGCGGATGCGGATGACGCTCCGGGTGTCGTAGGATTCGGAATGCTTTTTGCCGTGGCTCCGCTTGTAGTCTCTGTCTTTGCCGCCGTGCTCCAAAAGCTTCTTCAGAATGCAATTGACATAAAATTAGAAAATGATCTGGTAGTTTAA
- a CDS encoding DUF2975 domain-containing protein codes for MKKSSPIFLQVVIVLIGMVALAVMIRFPLTEGRAVNLDLFSIYSDPFIVYGYLASIPFFIALYQAFKLLGYIGQNEVFSLSSVKALRTIKYCAIILSASIIMAVLYIMTSHNKDDDPAGFIAMGIVTTFISIVIATAAAVFEKLLQNAVNIKSENDLTV; via the coding sequence ATGAAAAAAAGCTCACCAATATTTCTACAGGTGGTCATTGTGCTCATCGGAATGGTGGCGCTTGCGGTCATGATCCGGTTTCCCTTGACCGAGGGAAGGGCCGTAAACTTAGACCTGTTCAGTATTTACTCCGATCCGTTCATCGTGTATGGGTACCTCGCGTCCATCCCATTTTTTATTGCGCTGTATCAAGCGTTTAAATTACTCGGATACATCGGGCAAAATGAAGTATTCTCATTAAGCTCCGTGAAAGCTTTAAGGACTATCAAATATTGCGCGATCATATTAAGCGCCTCAATTATAATGGCGGTACTGTACATAATGACATCTCATAATAAAGACGACGATCCGGCGGGCTTTATTGCCATGGGCATTGTGACTACTTTTATTTCTATCGTAATCGCCACCGCGGCGGCTGTTTTCGAAAAACTTTTACAAAACGCGGTAAACATAAAATCAGAAAATGATCTGACGGTTTAA
- a CDS encoding helix-turn-helix transcriptional regulator produces the protein MSIIINIDVMLAKRKMSVTELAEKVGITMANISILKNGKAKAIRLSTLEAICKALECQPGDILEYKK, from the coding sequence ATGAGTATAATAATCAACATTGATGTAATGCTGGCCAAGAGAAAAATGAGCGTTACCGAGCTTGCCGAGAAAGTCGGCATCACGATGGCGAATATTTCTATCTTGAAGAATGGAAAGGCAAAAGCGATCAGGCTATCAACGCTGGAGGCGATTTGTAAAGCGTTGGAATGTCAGCCGGGAGATATTTTGGAATATAAAAAATAA
- a CDS encoding sigma-70 family RNA polymerase sigma factor — protein sequence MTEDLGIRDEDIALRVQRGDIESFGLLVSRYEVKMTKYARKFLFNANDAKDLVQEVFLKTYINIQSFDPSRKFSSWLYRIAHNEYINAVKKRGKEPVFFFDLDVFLPHAASPHTTESEAMRQELKRSLEEHLGALGLKYREVLVLYYLEDMDYREISEILQIPVSTVGVRLARGKDLLRKSITKADSRV from the coding sequence ATGACCGAAGACCTGGGCATACGGGATGAGGATATAGCTCTACGGGTACAAAGGGGCGACATTGAGTCGTTCGGGCTTTTGGTGTCGCGGTACGAAGTAAAAATGACCAAATATGCCCGAAAATTCCTTTTCAACGCGAACGACGCCAAGGACTTGGTCCAGGAAGTGTTTTTAAAAACATATATCAACATTCAAAGCTTTGACCCGTCGAGGAAATTCTCTTCCTGGTTATACCGCATCGCGCACAACGAATATATAAATGCAGTAAAAAAGCGCGGCAAAGAACCAGTTTTCTTTTTCGATCTTGATGTTTTTCTGCCGCATGCCGCCTCGCCACACACGACGGAAAGCGAAGCGATGAGACAGGAACTTAAACGAAGCCTCGAGGAGCACCTGGGAGCGCTTGGTCTCAAGTATCGCGAAGTGCTGGTGCTCTATTACCTGGAAGACATGGATTACCGGGAAATTTCAGAAATTCTCCAAATTCCGGTCTCCACCGTTGGCGTGCGGCTCGCCCGGGGCAAAGACCTGTTGAGAAAATCGATAACTAAAGCGGATTCACGCGTATGA